A single region of the Thermoleophilum album genome encodes:
- a CDS encoding FAD-dependent thymidylate synthase has translation MSTGATAPSAVLAFSPPVESFTPGERELLEPFFTNLDRPVFALRNLPETVKGALFARYSRYPGTLRRLFLEEFAEDVDPAAARAVLATGEGERARKLYERVFLGFGDDSVAQLGGAHVACEWVSNALTKVLERGRLAAYLEQSTRYIPYDRPMPDGRYRYWRCAELGEGYERALDRLFELYSEALRRAEAWAEEHFPRADNESTTAWRRALRAKALDLVRGILPVASLSHVGIFASGQAYEQLLLRLFASPLPEAQQVGELLLAELEKVIPSFVQRVRRPDRGGVWIDYLRGLRERARQAAHRLGIADAGEVAVGGGASVRLVRVRGSEEEALAALLYEASAASEEELLATVRALSSAERAALLRELAGERRNRRHRPGRGLEAISYRFEIVSDYGAFRDLQRHRMLTSQWQALTPQLGAELPAEAQAAGIADLFREAFATSQREWERIAHELELPELAPYALCLAFRIRYVLDLNAREALHLVELRSGREGHPSYRAVALAMLDEIARVHPAIAALFDHADRTTEPRLERLLAEIRNERNSRAPGLL, from the coding sequence ATGTCGACCGGAGCAACAGCACCGTCAGCGGTCTTGGCGTTCTCGCCACCGGTCGAGAGCTTCACCCCGGGCGAGCGCGAGCTGCTCGAACCGTTCTTCACCAACCTCGACCGGCCCGTGTTCGCGCTCAGAAACCTGCCCGAGACGGTCAAGGGCGCGCTGTTCGCGCGCTACTCGCGCTACCCGGGCACGCTGCGGCGGCTGTTCCTCGAAGAGTTCGCTGAAGACGTCGATCCCGCTGCGGCGCGCGCCGTGCTTGCGACCGGCGAGGGCGAGCGCGCACGCAAACTGTACGAGCGCGTCTTCCTGGGCTTCGGCGACGACTCGGTCGCGCAGCTGGGCGGTGCCCATGTGGCTTGCGAGTGGGTGTCGAACGCGCTGACGAAGGTGCTCGAGCGCGGGCGGCTCGCCGCCTATCTCGAGCAGTCGACGCGCTACATCCCCTACGACCGACCGATGCCCGACGGGCGCTACCGCTACTGGCGCTGCGCCGAGCTCGGTGAGGGCTACGAGCGTGCGCTCGATCGCCTGTTCGAGCTCTACAGCGAGGCACTGCGGCGCGCCGAGGCGTGGGCCGAGGAGCACTTCCCGCGCGCCGATAACGAGTCCACCACAGCTTGGCGCCGCGCGCTGCGCGCCAAGGCGCTCGACCTCGTCCGCGGAATCTTGCCGGTGGCGTCGCTCTCGCACGTCGGCATCTTCGCTTCGGGTCAGGCTTACGAGCAGCTCTTGTTGCGCTTGTTTGCGAGCCCGCTCCCCGAGGCGCAGCAAGTGGGCGAGCTGCTGCTCGCCGAGCTCGAGAAGGTGATCCCGAGCTTCGTTCAGCGCGTGCGCCGGCCCGATCGCGGCGGCGTCTGGATCGACTACCTCCGCGGCCTGCGCGAGCGGGCACGACAGGCGGCACACCGTCTCGGTATCGCCGATGCCGGCGAGGTGGCGGTCGGCGGGGGCGCGAGCGTGCGCCTAGTGCGTGTGCGTGGCAGCGAGGAGGAGGCTCTCGCCGCGCTTCTCTACGAAGCGTCAGCGGCTAGCGAAGAGGAGCTTCTCGCCACGGTTCGGGCGCTCTCTAGCGCTGAACGCGCCGCGCTCTTGCGCGAGCTTGCGGGCGAGCGCCGCAACCGCCGTCACCGCCCGGGGCGCGGACTCGAGGCGATCTCCTACCGCTTCGAGATCGTCTCCGACTACGGCGCGTTCCGTGATCTGCAGCGCCACCGAATGCTGACCTCGCAGTGGCAGGCACTCACCCCGCAGCTGGGGGCCGAGCTTCCGGCCGAGGCGCAGGCTGCGGGCATCGCCGACCTCTTTCGCGAAGCGTTCGCTACCTCGCAGCGCGAGTGGGAGCGGATCGCCCACGAGCTCGAACTGCCGGAGCTCGCTCCCTACGCGCTCTGTCTCGCTTTTCGCATCCGCTACGTGCTCGACCTCAACGCCCGCGAGGCGCTCCACCTGGTCGAGTTGCGCTCAGGCCGCGAAGGCCACCCGTCCTACCGCGCGGTGGCGCTGGCGATGTTGGACGAAATCGCCCGCGTTCACCCGGCGATCGCCGCTCTGTTCGACCACGCCGACCGCACCACCGAGCCGCGCCTCGAGCGGCTCTTGGCGGAGATCCGCAACGAACGCAACTCCCGCGCGCCCGGCTTGTTGTAA